The nucleotide sequence GGCTTCCAGTACGTGGCTCGTCCGCGTCTTGTGCGAGGAGCAGGCCGCACCGATGGAGACGGCCACCCCTTCCTGCTGGTCGAGGTGGGAGGCCAGCACCTCGGCCCTCAGCCCCGGGAACGCCGCCGCGAGGATGTGGGGCGCGCGTCGTGCCTCGTCCTGAGGCCCCAACGGCGCCACTTCCGGGTAGGCCTCACGGAGGCCCTCCCGCAGCCGCCTCATGAGGCCTCGCAGCCGCGCAACCGTCTCCGGCAGGGCGGCGCGGGCGATGGCCGCCGCCACGCCGAAGCCGGCGATCGCGGGGACGTTCTCCGTGCCGCTTCGCACTCCTCGCTCCTGGCCGCCGCCCCAAACGATCGGGCGCAACCGCACCCCGGTGCGTACGTACAGGGCACCGATGCCTTTGGGACCATGGAGCTTGTGGGCACTCAGGGAGGCAAGATCGAGGCCCAGCGCCCGCACGTCCACGGGCAGCTTCCCGGCAGCCTGGACCATGTCCGAGTGCACGAGCGCGTGGGGGGCCGTGGCCCGTACAGCGCGCACGATGGCCTCCACGGGCTGCACAGAGCCCACTTCGTTGTTGACAGTCATGACGGAGACCAAGATGGTATCCGGACGGAGAGCCGCCGCCACGTCGTCGGGAGAGACCACCCCGTCCGGTCCGGGCCGGACCAGGGAGACTTCGAAGCCCTCCTGCTCCAGCGCCCGGAGTGGCTCCAGGACGGAAGGGTGCTCGATGGCGGTCGCCACCAGGTGACGTCCCTGCCGGCGATGCTGGTAGGCGGTGCCCAGGATGGCCAGGTTATTGGCCTCGGTGGCGCTCCCCGTGAAGTAAATGCAGGAGGGCGGCGCCCCTACCAGGGCGGCCACTCGACCTCTTGCCTCTTCGACGGCCTCCCTGGCCTGCGCGCCGAGGTGGTGCCGGGACGAGGGGTTGCCGTAGTCCTCCCGCAGCATCCGCGCCATCGTCTCCAGCACCTGCGGCCAGACCCGGGTCGTGGAGGCGTTGTCCAGGTAGATGCACCGCGACTCCGTAGCGTCGGTTGCCCGTGATACTGCCAACGGTGTGCTTTTCACGTCCTTCGAAGAGCGGCGAGGGCCGATGTACCTCTAGTATAGGCGGCGGCGTAGCCAGCTTGCAAAGCCGGCCCTCAGCGCCAGCACGGTCAGGGCCATCCACCCGGCGGCAGGATAGAGGTGGGCTACGGTCTCGGCAAACCCCGCCAGCGCGACCGGCACGGCCGAAAGGATCCACCATCCGGCCTGCCTGGTGACCGCTCCCATGGGCCCGCTCGCCCGTCCTCTCCCGGAGCTCCCCAGCGAGACGGCCGCGGCCACCCCGGTCGTGTAGATAGCAGCGAAGAGCACCCCGAGGTGAAGGCCCAGGGCGACCGGGTGGAGCGCGGCCGACGCCGAGGCGAGGGGCATCGCCGCCTCGTGGGTGCCGGAGCGCGCAATGATGGCGAGACCCGCGGCGGCTACGGCGCCCACCATCACTCCCCCGAGCACCGAAGCGACGCGCAGGGCGGGGAGGCGAAGCCCGAGTCCCTGTGCCACCGGCAGCACGGCGCCGCGGGCGAACAGGGCGTTGGCCGCGGCGTACGAGAGGACATTCCAGACACAAGCCGGGCCAGGGCGGGCGGCCCCCGGCGGCGGGGTGGCCAGGGACCCCCCCAGCACCCGCCAGGCGAGCGCTTCCAGCGTCATGATGACGACCACGGGCGGGCCCAACCAGGAGGCGATACGGGCCAGGCCTTGCTGCGCGGGTAAGGCCGCGCCCGCCCAGACCAGCCCTGCTCCTGCCAGCGTAGCCAGCACCCGATGGCGTCCTGCCGGGTCAAAGAGGTGCCCCAGACCGGCCAGCATGGCAGCCAGGCTGACCCAGGACAGCCAGACGATGGTGACGCGTTCGAGGAGGCGCGGTAGCTCGCCGGCCCCCGAAAAGCCGGGCGGCGCAGGGCGCGCGTCGGGTTCGCCCCAGCCTGCGACCACGCCGGCCAGCATCCCGGCCACGATCGCCGCGGGAATGGACTGGGGATGGCAGGGATGGAAGAAGACAACGAGTTCCCGGCCGCTGGCATACCCCGCCCCCACGATGGCGCTGAAGATGGTCCACGCCACGGCGGCGCTACCCGGCGGGAGAAGGGACCCGAGAAGGCGGCCCCTGGCTCTGGGCAAGTCGCTTCACCCAGCGGTGTATACGTCCGGGCGCCGCTACATATAACGTCAACGGAGCGCGGGGCCGTCCTACCGTTCCAGTGACTGGGGCCCTTCCCTTCCTTGCTCGAGGGCTTCCCACGGGCGTGCCCCCGATAGTCCGCCGGGCAAGGGGAGCGACGGTGAAACCACGTACCTGGCATCCGAATGGGCCGGTCGTCCGTGACGACGGGGAGCCCGACGTCGTCCTGAGAGTGCGCTACCAGCAGCCGGAGGCGTGTGGGCTCCTGGCTCGGCTCCTGCTGGAGGTCGTCGGGGCGTCCCCTGAGGCCTGGGACGACGCCGCGGTGGTATGCATCGGCACCGACCGGTCGACAGGCGACTCCCTGGGCCCGCTCGTAGGCTCGCACCTGGCGCGCCTGGTCCCGCGGCTGAGGGTGTACGGC is from Limnochorda sp. L945t and encodes:
- a CDS encoding cysteine desulfurase family protein, yielding MAVSRATDATESRCIYLDNASTTRVWPQVLETMARMLREDYGNPSSRHHLGAQAREAVEEARGRVAALVGAPPSCIYFTGSATEANNLAILGTAYQHRRQGRHLVATAIEHPSVLEPLRALEQEGFEVSLVRPGPDGVVSPDDVAAALRPDTILVSVMTVNNEVGSVQPVEAIVRAVRATAPHALVHSDMVQAAGKLPVDVRALGLDLASLSAHKLHGPKGIGALYVRTGVRLRPIVWGGGQERGVRSGTENVPAIAGFGVAAAIARAALPETVARLRGLMRRLREGLREAYPEVAPLGPQDEARRAPHILAAAFPGLRAEVLASHLDQQEGVAVSIGAACSSHKTRTSHVLEAMEVPPALAASAVRISLGLMTTEEEVDAAIRRIGSAARDLKAFLASGGRRGARA